The DNA segment TTGTCACGGGATTTGAACCGCTGGATATTTTGCAAGGCATTTATATGTGCGTTAAACAATTGGAAGAGAAAAAGTTTATCGTGGAAAACCAATATACGCGTTCGGTCAAAAAAGAAGGCAATCAACCGGCGCAGTATGTTATTAAGGAAGTCTTTAAGATCGTCCATCGCAAGTGGCGTGGAGTTGGCCAAATTGAAAAAAGTGGCCTTGGATTTCAAAAGGATTATGAGCAATTTGACGCGGAATTGAAATTTGGCGTTGCCGATTATACGGCGGAAGAATCTAGCGAGTGCATGAGTGGTTTGGTGCTGCAGGGATTAAAAAAACCAAATGAATGTCCGGCCTTTGGAAATAAATGTAAACCGGAGCATCCTCTGGGAGCAACGATGGTTTCTTCCGAAGGGGCTTGCGCGGCGTATTATCGTTACCGCGGATTTTCCTTGAGCGCAAAAAAAGAAACTATTTAGATTATGATAGAAAAACAAACAAGTAATTTTACGCTTTCATGCCCGATCTCTTTAACAGATTATCCGGCGGTGACTTTAGCGCATGGCGGCGGCGGAAAATTGATGCACGATTTGATCCAGAAAATGTTCGCGGCCACCTTTGGCGATTGCGTGTTGCAATCTTCATCCGATGCGGCTATTTTAAATATTCCAACAGAAAAACTTGCTTTTACCACCGATTCTTTTGTGGTCAAGCCGCTTTTTTTTCCGGGCGGCGATATCGGGTCTTTGGCTGTTTATGGAACGGTCAATGATTTGAGTATGGTTGGGGCTCGTCCGCTTTATTTAAGCGTTGGACTTATTCTGGAAGAAGGCTTGCCGATGGAAACGCTTTGGAAAGTGGTTAAATCCATACATCAAGCGGCGCAAAAATCCGGTGTTTCCATTGTAACGGGTGACACGAAAGTTGTGGATAAAGGCAAAGGCGACGGGATTTTTATTAATACGACCGGAATTGGAACGTTAGAGCGCGGAAAAGTATTATTGCCGGCGAACATTCAAAAAGGTGATCAAATTATTATTAACGGCGATATCGGACGCCATGGAATTGCCATTATGGCGGTACGCGAAGGATTAGAGTTTGAAAGCGCTATTGAAAGTGACGCCGCACCTTTAGCGGAATTGGTTGGAAAACTTTTATCGGAAAATATAGAAATTCATTGTTTACGCGATCTAACACGCGGCGGATTGGCCAGTGCTTTAAATGAAATTGCGCTAGCCGCGAATATTGCCATTGCGATCGATGAAAATAAGATCTCTGTTCGGGAAGATGTCCAGGGAGCTTGCGAAATTTTAGGGTTTGATCCGCTTTATGTTGCCAATGAAGGCCGTTTCGTGGCTTTTGTCGCGGCGAAAGATGCCCAGCGCGCGCTAAAGATCGTGAGCGCGCATCCGCAAGGCGCGGGAGCAGTTTGCGTCGGAGAAGTTGTGGATGGGGCGGTGCCGATGGTGACGATGAAAAGTAAGATTGGCGCGATGAGGATCATTGATATGTTAAGCGGCGAACAATTGCCGAGAATTTGTTAAATTTTGAGATAAAACACTTTTAAAAAGAAAGATGAGGGTAAAAACAGTGCAGTACTATTCGGATTACAAATGGACCAAGAGAAAGAAGCCCGTCTGGGTTAACGCTGATATGGCGATCCAAAAGATCAAGAAAGGAAAGAGGATCTTGATCGGGTCAGGTTGCGCCGAACCGCAGCATTTGGTAGAGGCCTTGGTGCGCAATGCCGACCGGTTTTATGATAATGAGGTTGTCCATATTTTAACGGTCGGCATTGCGCCTTATGTCGACCCTAAATATGCCAAGTCATTTCGCCATAGCGCCTTTTTTATGGGAAAAAATGTCCGCGGGGCCGTAAGCGAAGGCCATGCGGATTATACGCCGATCTTTTTATCAGAGATCCCGCTTCTTTTTAAAACCGGACAAATGCCGCTACACGCTGTCCTTGTTCAGGTATCACCGCCGGATAAAAAAGGATTTGTTTCTTTAGGCGTTAGTGTTGATGTTCTGCTAGCGGCGATTTCTGTTGCCGATATTGTGATCGCTCAAGTGAATAAGTCCATGCCGCGTACTTGCGGAAAATCCAATATTCCGCTTAGCTGTATCGATTATCTAGTAGAAGCCGACGAAAAGATCTTGGAATTTCCGCAAAGCGAACCGGATGATACTTCTTCCCAGATCGGTAAACATATCGCGCGTTATATTCGAGACGGAGATACGCTTCAATTAGGGATCGGCGGCATTCCGGATGCGGTTTTAAAGAATTTGTCGGATAAAAATGACTTAGGCATTCATACCGAAATGATCTCCGATGGAGTTGTGGATCTTTACAAAAACGGTAATATTACCAACAAGCTTAAAGGAATTCATAAAGGACAATCTATTTTGGGTTTTGTTCTGGCATCCAAAAAAATATTTGATGTGGTGCGTGAAAATCCCGATTTCCAGTTCTATCCCACCGAATACACCAATGATCCCTTTGTGATCAGCCAGAATAAAAATATGGTTTCTATTAATTCGGCCATTCAAATTGATCTTACCGGACAGGTTTGCTCGGATAGTTTAGGAACTAAATTTTTTAGCGGTTTTGGCGGGCAAGTCGATTTTGTTCGCGGGTCCAAGCGCTCTCCCGGCGGACGCTCCTTTATCGCGTTTCCTTCAACGGCCAAAAGCGGAACGATCTCTAAAATTGTCCCTTATCTTGATCAAGGGGCAGGTGTTGTAACCTCGCGCGCGGATGTCCATTATGTGGCTACTGAATACGGCATCGCGCATTTGCATGGGAAAAATATCCGTGAACGGGGCTTGGCCCTTATTCAGATCGCCCATCCAAAATTCCGTGATGAACTTTTGGATTACATGAAACAAAAACATTATGTTTACTTAGACCAAAGAACGATCAAAGACGATCACAGTCCGGTCAAAGATCTTATTCCGTTCAAGAAAGCTTTCAAAGGAAAAACTGTTTACTTTCGCCCCTTGCGCCCTTCCGACGAGAAAGCCATCCAGGATTTCTTCTATAGCCATGACCCGGAAACGATCTATCAGCGCTATTTAACGCAGGTAGAATCTCTTCCTCATGAAGAAGCCCGCGCGCGGGTTTCGGTTGATTACAACAAAGACATGGCGATCGCCGGATTTGACTCGCCGGCGCCTCATGCTCAGATGGTTTGCCTGGGAAGATATTTCCGCAATGAAGATAATTCAGCCATCGCTGGCCTCGTTGTTAAGGAAAGCTACCAGGGAATTGGCATAGGGTCTTTTATGGCAGAATGTTTATTGAAGGCGGCGAAATGGCACAATGTATCAAAATTGATCGGCAATGTGGGTGAGAACAATAAGGCCATGATCAAGATCTATAAAGAACAAGGTTTCCAGAAAACACTTAGCTCCGACGGGAAAAAGTATGTTTTTTCCATCGACATCGTTCCGGAAACTCCCGAGAAAGCTGCCGGCAGCGCCGAGCAGCCCTTTATCTGGGATAAAAAATCTTAAAAAGATATGACGAAGAAAAATTATAAATATCTTTATGGGCCGCTTCACTCATGGCGGCTGGGGTCTTCTTTGGGGATCGATCCTATCTCAACTAAGGAAAAGGTCTGCAATTTCGATTGCATCTATTGCCAGTTGGGAAAAACAAAGAAACTTGTTTGCGATCGTCACGAATTTGTTTCGACTCATGATCTTATCGAAGAAATTAAGTTATTGCCGGAAAGCCTCCATATAGATTATTTCACTTTTTCCGGGCGGGGCGAACCGACTTTGGCTAAAAACTTAGGGCACATGATCAAAGAGCTTCATAAGATCCGAAAAGAGAAAATTGCCGTCATTACTAATTCGTCACTCATGCATTTGGTGGATGTGCAAATGGATCTATCAAAAGCTGATTTTGTTTTAGCC comes from the Candidatus Omnitrophota bacterium genome and includes:
- the hypE gene encoding hydrogenase expression/formation protein HypE, whose translation is MIEKQTSNFTLSCPISLTDYPAVTLAHGGGGKLMHDLIQKMFAATFGDCVLQSSSDAAILNIPTEKLAFTTDSFVVKPLFFPGGDIGSLAVYGTVNDLSMVGARPLYLSVGLILEEGLPMETLWKVVKSIHQAAQKSGVSIVTGDTKVVDKGKGDGIFINTTGIGTLERGKVLLPANIQKGDQIIINGDIGRHGIAIMAVREGLEFESAIESDAAPLAELVGKLLSENIEIHCLRDLTRGGLASALNEIALAANIAIAIDENKISVREDVQGACEILGFDPLYVANEGRFVAFVAAKDAQRALKIVSAHPQGAGAVCVGEVVDGAVPMVTMKSKIGAMRIIDMLSGEQLPRIC
- a CDS encoding GNAT family N-acetyltransferase, which gives rise to MQYYSDYKWTKRKKPVWVNADMAIQKIKKGKRILIGSGCAEPQHLVEALVRNADRFYDNEVVHILTVGIAPYVDPKYAKSFRHSAFFMGKNVRGAVSEGHADYTPIFLSEIPLLFKTGQMPLHAVLVQVSPPDKKGFVSLGVSVDVLLAAISVADIVIAQVNKSMPRTCGKSNIPLSCIDYLVEADEKILEFPQSEPDDTSSQIGKHIARYIRDGDTLQLGIGGIPDAVLKNLSDKNDLGIHTEMISDGVVDLYKNGNITNKLKGIHKGQSILGFVLASKKIFDVVRENPDFQFYPTEYTNDPFVISQNKNMVSINSAIQIDLTGQVCSDSLGTKFFSGFGGQVDFVRGSKRSPGGRSFIAFPSTAKSGTISKIVPYLDQGAGVVTSRADVHYVATEYGIAHLHGKNIRERGLALIQIAHPKFRDELLDYMKQKHYVYLDQRTIKDDHSPVKDLIPFKKAFKGKTVYFRPLRPSDEKAIQDFFYSHDPETIYQRYLTQVESLPHEEARARVSVDYNKDMAIAGFDSPAPHAQMVCLGRYFRNEDNSAIAGLVVKESYQGIGIGSFMAECLLKAAKWHNVSKLIGNVGENNKAMIKIYKEQGFQKTLSSDGKKYVFSIDIVPETPEKAAGSAEQPFIWDKKS
- a CDS encoding radical SAM protein, encoding MTKKNYKYLYGPLHSWRLGSSLGIDPISTKEKVCNFDCIYCQLGKTKKLVCDRHEFVSTHDLIEEIKLLPESLHIDYFTFSGRGEPTLAKNLGHMIKELHKIRKEKIAVITNSSLMHLVDVQMDLSKADFVLAKLDVCSQETLNEVGRAMHTIEFKAIVNGIISFKKHFHGKLALQVMFVHQNKASASEIAKIVRKIKPHEVHLNTPLRPSSVKPLSREELGAIEDCFFKGLPVTNVFEVGKKEVEPFDKKETVRRHGYFK